In Thermococcus camini, a genomic segment contains:
- a CDS encoding DUF58 domain-containing protein: MKRAEILLSLAGVVSATAYLMGNPAVALVGAAVMAHYSMARAGFRPSVRVRREVPERGTEREPVKASLTVENLASMDGRVSIRETSGKVFARELTVEIGPLERKRLEQTLVPLSKGRVNLRAEAVFEDGLGLFRKTFPVEGRDEITVFPSPLGIREAMRERHQISALSETEKALGIGAETLEFEELREFLPGDDITRIDWKATSRLQEVVVRVFRRETLADVYVLINVDGKFRREMRTGKVDYLVLILAQLIAYFRRFGHAVRVVAYDDSGIVRFSHSSDPLAVLEELELKGEVGLPPLRPSRLAGESALGRIVRKIRSGSSNSGVLKAAMKPGTGSYVIIIDDLGLHPMEIVKAARVLARRGSQAVLLYPNPVLFIDRSSLDEKTLETAYKAYCERKMLARKVSGWIKVIEVGPKDLLPRVVKRL; this comes from the coding sequence ATGAAGCGCGCCGAGATCCTGCTGTCCCTAGCGGGAGTCGTTTCAGCCACGGCATACCTCATGGGGAACCCCGCCGTTGCCCTGGTGGGAGCGGCGGTGATGGCCCACTACTCGATGGCCAGGGCCGGCTTCCGCCCCAGCGTGAGGGTCAGGAGGGAGGTGCCGGAAAGGGGAACGGAGAGGGAGCCGGTCAAGGCTTCCCTCACCGTGGAGAACCTGGCCTCCATGGACGGGAGGGTGAGTATAAGGGAGACCTCCGGAAAGGTCTTTGCGAGGGAGCTGACGGTCGAAATAGGACCGCTCGAGAGAAAGCGCCTCGAGCAGACCCTCGTACCCCTCTCGAAGGGCCGCGTGAATCTCAGGGCGGAGGCGGTCTTCGAGGACGGGCTGGGGCTCTTCAGGAAAACCTTCCCCGTGGAGGGAAGGGACGAGATTACCGTCTTCCCGTCACCGCTGGGCATAAGGGAGGCAATGAGGGAGAGGCACCAGATCAGTGCCCTCTCCGAAACCGAGAAGGCCCTCGGGATAGGCGCCGAGACCCTCGAGTTCGAGGAGCTCAGGGAGTTCCTGCCCGGGGACGACATAACCAGGATAGACTGGAAGGCCACCTCAAGACTCCAGGAGGTCGTGGTCAGGGTGTTCAGGAGGGAAACGCTGGCGGACGTCTACGTGCTGATAAACGTGGACGGGAAGTTCAGGAGGGAGATGCGCACCGGCAAGGTGGACTACCTGGTGCTCATACTGGCCCAGCTCATCGCCTACTTCAGGAGGTTCGGCCACGCTGTGAGGGTGGTGGCCTACGACGACTCCGGCATAGTGAGGTTTTCTCACTCCAGCGACCCCCTGGCGGTTCTGGAGGAGCTCGAGCTGAAGGGGGAGGTAGGACTTCCGCCCCTCCGGCCCTCCCGGCTCGCGGGGGAATCAGCGCTCGGGAGGATAGTCCGAAAAATCAGGAGCGGTTCAAGCAACTCAGGAGTGCTCAAGGCCGCGATGAAGCCCGGAACCGGCTCGTACGTCATCATAATAGACGACCTCGGGCTCCACCCGATGGAGATAGTCAAGGCCGCGAGGGTGCTGGCCAGGAGGGGCTCCCAGGCGGTCCTTCTCTACCCCAACCCGGTTCTCTTCATCGACCGCTCCTCCCTTGACGAGAAGACCCTCGAGACGGCCTACAAAGCCTACTGCGAGAGAAAGATGCTGGCGAGAAAGGTCTCCGGCTGGATCAAGGTCATCGAGGTCGGTCCGAAAGACCTGCTCCCGAGGGTGGTGAAGAGGCTATGA
- a CDS encoding AAA family ATPase — protein sequence MILEKIKGEVGKALVGMDEIVELMTTALIANGHILLEGVPGIAKTTLSKNFANTLGLKFSRIQMTPDLLPADIIGHTFYDMRSGQFKLRKGPIFANVVLVDEINRASPKTQSALLEAMEERQVTIEGLPLKLPEPFIVLATRNPVEMEGVYELPTAQVDRFMMKIDMTYLPEESEKAMLRRKSLGQFTEAQQVVLGSEIASARKESLAVRVSDAIIDYIYEIVKETRLDERVILGASPRAGEHLLYASKVKAYLEGRDYVIPDDVKWLAVPVIAHRIVVKPEYEVEGVDGKGIVRDVLERVEVPTE from the coding sequence ATGATACTGGAGAAGATAAAGGGAGAGGTCGGAAAGGCCCTCGTGGGAATGGACGAGATAGTCGAGCTGATGACGACAGCCCTGATAGCCAACGGACACATACTCCTGGAGGGAGTTCCAGGGATAGCTAAGACGACCCTGAGCAAGAACTTTGCCAACACCCTCGGACTGAAGTTCTCCAGGATACAGATGACCCCCGACCTGCTTCCAGCGGATATAATCGGCCACACCTTCTACGACATGCGCTCCGGGCAGTTCAAGCTGAGGAAGGGGCCGATATTCGCCAACGTGGTCCTGGTGGACGAGATAAACAGGGCCTCACCCAAGACCCAGTCGGCGCTGCTGGAGGCAATGGAAGAGAGACAGGTGACGATAGAGGGCCTGCCCCTCAAGCTGCCCGAGCCCTTCATAGTCCTGGCCACCCGCAATCCAGTCGAGATGGAGGGCGTCTACGAGCTCCCAACCGCCCAGGTGGACCGTTTCATGATGAAGATAGACATGACGTACCTCCCGGAGGAGAGCGAGAAGGCAATGCTCAGGAGAAAAAGCCTCGGCCAGTTCACAGAGGCCCAGCAGGTCGTCCTAGGCAGCGAGATAGCGAGCGCAAGGAAAGAATCCCTCGCGGTCAGGGTGAGCGATGCTATCATCGACTACATCTACGAGATAGTGAAGGAAACCAGGCTGGACGAGAGGGTTATCCTCGGCGCCTCCCCTAGGGCCGGTGAGCACCTCCTGTATGCCTCGAAGGTCAAGGCCTACCTGGAGGGCAGGGACTACGTGATTCCAGACGACGTGAAGTGGCTCGCCGTCCCGGTGATAGCCCACAGGATAGTGGTGAAGCCAGAATACGAGGTCGAGGGGGTAGATGGAAAGGGCATAGTGAGGGACGTCCTTGAGAGGGTAGAGGTGCCGACGGAATGA
- a CDS encoding DUF4350 domain-containing protein, with product MNRTVKYLTLLLLLFALITMPLTIPVFKSSTQYSIFNENWDGTSKFARLAGSMGREIVPVFESFDIANISGRSGVLLIIGPNMTFTDAEVAQIREFLERGNTVLIADDFGTGNDILRALKLPVGISKYPLRDFFYETDDRLIVAVRIENPPLARNVSRIVTNEPSGIIVTRKGEAYASRVAMINLHRRMFPIMTEVSYEKGRVIVLSDPDVLANMQFGDNEQFLRNLVDYLGGGTFYFDEAHHPDFNLYTVGTVTVTRVLPRDRAVKLILAVAALLLVRELGLFSALGRLIRRLISRFFGRKMGVEELALAFARERGWDEGEVLEMLRRMGG from the coding sequence ATGAACAGGACAGTCAAGTACCTCACACTCCTCCTCCTTCTCTTCGCCCTCATCACGATGCCCCTAACCATACCCGTCTTCAAAAGCTCGACCCAGTACAGCATCTTCAATGAGAACTGGGACGGGACTTCCAAGTTCGCGAGGCTGGCCGGTTCCATGGGCAGGGAAATCGTCCCGGTCTTCGAGTCCTTCGACATCGCCAACATCAGCGGGAGGAGCGGCGTGCTCCTTATAATCGGACCCAACATGACGTTCACCGACGCAGAAGTGGCACAGATAAGGGAGTTCCTCGAGAGGGGCAACACCGTCCTGATAGCGGACGACTTCGGGACGGGGAACGATATCCTCCGCGCACTCAAGCTGCCGGTTGGAATATCCAAGTATCCCCTCAGGGACTTCTTCTATGAGACCGACGACAGGCTCATCGTCGCTGTCAGGATAGAGAACCCCCCCCTTGCAAGGAACGTGAGCAGGATCGTCACCAACGAGCCCTCCGGAATAATAGTGACCAGAAAGGGAGAAGCCTACGCCAGCAGGGTCGCAATGATAAACCTGCACAGGAGAATGTTCCCGATAATGACCGAGGTATCCTACGAAAAGGGCAGGGTCATCGTGCTCTCAGACCCCGACGTTCTCGCCAACATGCAGTTCGGGGACAACGAGCAGTTCCTGCGCAACCTCGTGGACTACCTCGGTGGGGGAACCTTCTACTTCGACGAGGCCCACCACCCGGACTTCAACCTCTACACGGTTGGAACCGTCACGGTGACGCGTGTCCTGCCCAGGGACAGGGCAGTAAAGCTGATACTGGCCGTAGCGGCGCTCCTTCTCGTGAGGGAGCTGGGGCTGTTCAGCGCGCTTGGAAGGCTTATCCGCAGGCTCATCTCACGCTTCTTTGGGAGAAAGATGGGCGTTGAGGAGCTCGCCCTGGCCTTCGCCCGGGAGCGGGGCTGGGACGAGGGAGAGGTACTGGAAATGCTGAGGAGAATGGGTGGTTGA
- a CDS encoding Ig-like domain repeat protein, whose amino-acid sequence MAMRRVPPLIILILIIGSLPPAAGTAVSEPVQRDVFLHNYFSKVLIRFEYSLKYALLNESYGLKLANLTLNELDLINQESLYYRERGVNSTVMVVIPPFHEFAQDLLVLTHLTLEFHRNPSPELAAGILGTVDDMEKELDAIALLKLRNGTKILTFNTKGVREELEKIRKLASSAPPGGGFLIGVSTDEPILHQTVTIFGSCPGNDTVTIVIEGGNSAVLLPVTPSNGFFSKSYRFSEIGTYRIHATQGGNISNTVEVRVRKIPTRFIVDDVYSSLINHTVTLSGRLVDYYGEYLRGRRIKIGNETLETGPDGGFSWEYFSPVAREFSVVISFVGDEEHEGTSKRVRIVFSKYPVSITLTGPSKITLGKTATFRGTLEPEIPATLVVYVNGVEHSRIESQGGSFTFTLKPDQTGEFEVYVRFPGSERYGEAESNTITLTVVPPESSWPRYAAIAVLGILLAAGTAVLRRRGEGNAPSPEESEEIPAKRAFVTAGKRIEVPEDVGGAYTLLRKLLAERLGVGENLTPREALRALGGWELYPELERVTLLHEKVVYGEMPLSGEELVEFRENIERLVRGLER is encoded by the coding sequence ATGGCGATGAGGAGGGTTCCACCTTTAATAATCCTTATTCTAATCATAGGCTCCCTTCCTCCCGCGGCTGGAACGGCCGTGTCCGAACCGGTTCAGCGAGACGTTTTTTTGCATAACTACTTCTCGAAGGTTCTCATCAGGTTTGAGTACTCCCTCAAGTACGCCCTTCTTAACGAGAGCTACGGCCTAAAGCTAGCCAACCTGACCCTCAACGAGCTTGATCTCATAAACCAGGAAAGCCTGTATTACCGGGAGAGAGGAGTGAACTCGACGGTAATGGTCGTAATACCGCCATTCCACGAGTTCGCCCAGGATCTCCTCGTCCTGACCCATCTCACCCTGGAGTTCCACAGGAACCCTTCCCCTGAGCTCGCCGCCGGAATCCTGGGAACGGTGGACGATATGGAGAAAGAGCTCGACGCCATAGCTCTTCTGAAGCTCCGCAACGGAACGAAGATCCTCACCTTCAACACGAAGGGTGTCAGAGAGGAGCTGGAGAAGATAAGAAAGCTCGCCTCATCCGCCCCACCGGGTGGGGGTTTCCTGATAGGCGTCTCGACCGACGAACCCATACTCCACCAGACCGTCACGATATTCGGCTCCTGTCCCGGCAACGACACCGTAACGATAGTGATAGAGGGCGGGAACTCCGCTGTGTTGCTGCCGGTGACGCCCTCGAACGGGTTCTTCTCAAAGAGCTACCGCTTCAGCGAGATTGGAACGTACAGAATACACGCGACTCAGGGGGGGAACATCTCGAACACCGTGGAAGTAAGGGTGAGGAAGATCCCGACGAGGTTCATCGTCGATGATGTCTACAGCTCGCTCATCAACCACACCGTCACGCTCTCCGGAAGGCTCGTGGACTACTACGGCGAGTACCTGAGGGGCAGGAGGATAAAGATTGGAAACGAGACCCTGGAAACCGGCCCGGACGGCGGCTTCTCCTGGGAGTACTTCTCACCCGTGGCGAGGGAGTTCAGCGTCGTCATTAGCTTCGTCGGAGATGAAGAGCACGAGGGGACGTCCAAGAGGGTAAGGATCGTGTTCTCAAAGTATCCCGTTTCCATAACCCTGACTGGTCCATCAAAAATCACACTGGGGAAAACGGCCACCTTTAGAGGAACCCTCGAACCGGAAATACCGGCCACGCTGGTGGTGTACGTGAATGGGGTGGAGCACTCCCGAATAGAGTCCCAGGGAGGCAGCTTCACATTCACGCTGAAGCCTGACCAGACGGGGGAGTTCGAGGTGTACGTGAGATTCCCCGGCAGCGAGAGGTACGGCGAGGCCGAGTCGAACACCATCACCCTCACCGTGGTTCCGCCTGAGAGCTCGTGGCCCAGGTACGCCGCGATAGCGGTTCTTGGGATCCTGCTGGCGGCCGGGACGGCGGTGCTGAGGAGGCGCGGGGAAGGAAATGCGCCCTCCCCGGAGGAGTCTGAGGAAATCCCCGCTAAGAGAGCGTTCGTGACGGCAGGAAAGAGGATCGAGGTGCCGGAGGACGTCGGTGGAGCGTACACCCTGCTGAGGAAACTGCTGGCGGAGAGGCTCGGCGTGGGGGAGAACCTCACTCCGAGGGAGGCGCTGAGGGCCCTCGGCGGGTGGGAACTCTACCCGGAGCTGGAGAGGGTAACGCTATTGCACGAGAAGGTGGTCTACGGTGAGATGCCCCTGAGCGGGGAGGAGCTGGTGGAGTTCAGGGAGAACATCGAGAGGCTCGTGAGGGGGCTTGAGAGATGA
- a CDS encoding NAD-dependent epimerase/dehydratase family protein encodes MKALVTGGAGFIGSHLVDRLMELGWEVRVLDDLSAGSLDNLKRWLDNEHFEFIEGDMRDPKIVEEAVDGVEAVFHLAANPEVRIGSQSPELLYETNVLITYNLLNAMRGSSARYLVFTSSSTVYGDASVIPTPEDYAPLEPISVYGGAKLAAEALISGYAHTFGFRALIFRLANIIGERSNHGVIYDFINKLRKNPEELEILGDGTQRKSYLHVSDTVEGMLHIFEHFRKSGKTVDFYNLGNDDWITVREIAEIVSEGMGLNPTFRFTGGVDGGRGWKGDVKFMRLSIEKAKETSWSPGLNSYEAVRRTVGELLRTV; translated from the coding sequence ATGAAGGCCCTGGTAACGGGAGGTGCGGGCTTCATAGGCTCACACCTGGTGGACAGGCTGATGGAGCTTGGCTGGGAAGTCAGGGTTCTGGACGACCTGAGTGCTGGAAGCCTGGACAATCTGAAACGATGGCTCGACAACGAGCACTTTGAATTCATTGAAGGCGACATGAGGGACCCGAAGATTGTTGAGGAGGCCGTTGATGGTGTGGAGGCAGTCTTCCACCTCGCCGCCAACCCAGAGGTTAGAATAGGCTCCCAGAGCCCTGAACTCCTTTACGAGACCAACGTGCTGATAACCTACAACCTGCTCAACGCGATGAGGGGTTCAAGCGCCAGGTACCTCGTTTTCACCTCGTCCTCAACAGTCTACGGCGACGCGTCCGTGATTCCAACGCCCGAGGACTACGCCCCGCTCGAGCCGATAAGCGTCTACGGCGGGGCGAAGCTCGCGGCTGAAGCCCTGATCAGCGGCTACGCCCACACATTCGGGTTCAGGGCCCTGATCTTCCGCCTCGCCAACATCATAGGCGAGCGCTCGAACCACGGGGTAATCTACGACTTCATAAACAAGCTCCGGAAGAACCCCGAAGAGCTCGAGATACTTGGAGATGGAACTCAGAGGAAGAGCTACCTCCACGTGAGCGACACCGTTGAGGGCATGCTCCACATCTTTGAGCACTTCAGGAAAAGCGGCAAGACGGTCGACTTCTACAACCTCGGCAACGACGACTGGATAACCGTGAGGGAGATAGCGGAGATAGTGAGCGAGGGGATGGGGCTTAATCCGACCTTCAGGTTCACCGGCGGCGTCGACGGCGGCCGCGGCTGGAAGGGAGACGTCAAGTTCATGCGCCTGAGCATAGAGAAGGCAAAGGAAACCAGCTGGAGCCCGGGGCTCAACAGCTACGAGGCTGTCAGGAGAACGGTCGGGGAGCTCCTCAGAACGGTTTGA
- the mntA gene encoding type VII toxin-antitoxin system MntA family adenylyltransferase antitoxin: MEVYHLSIPERDVIKERIRAYLMSREDVLFAYIHGSFLEGRPFRDIDVAVFVRSKPGRFYEMELEDELSGLTGFPLDVRLLNDAPVEFRFHVIGGELLFSRDERARCDFEERTMREYHDYSRYLEMYRREALGI, translated from the coding sequence ATGGAAGTGTACCACCTCTCGATCCCGGAGCGGGATGTCATTAAGGAACGGATAAGGGCGTACCTTATGTCCAGGGAGGACGTTCTCTTTGCTTACATTCACGGTTCTTTTCTGGAAGGCCGTCCTTTTAGAGACATAGACGTTGCGGTTTTCGTAAGGTCAAAACCGGGCCGTTTCTACGAGATGGAGCTTGAGGACGAGCTGTCCGGGTTAACCGGCTTTCCCCTTGATGTGAGACTGTTGAACGATGCTCCCGTGGAGTTCAGGTTTCACGTTATTGGTGGTGAGCTCCTCTTCAGCAGGGATGAAAGGGCCAGGTGTGACTTTGAAGAGAGAACCATGAGGGAATACCACGATTATTCCCGCTATCTCGAAATGTACCGGAGGGAGGCCCTTGGAATATGA
- a CDS encoding sugar phosphate nucleotidyltransferase → MKVLIMAGGYATRLWPITKDNPKALLPVGNRVILDYILGNVMELELETYISTNRFFEAHFRPYAEKHGVGLIVEDTLHEEEKLGTIGAMKKAVEELGSDDYLVIAGDNLFSFSLTDFLRAYDGRTLIAVYDVGDLNLAKRYGVVVLEGDRVISFEEKPAQPRSTLISTGVYVFPKAVMERIDEYLSNGNRDSPGYFLQWLLERGEPIKAYRFSEYWYDIGSADSYLEALKTLLRESHVEEIQISPYAKIIPPVVIKRGAKILGRSMIGPYAYIGENCVIENSDVSDSIIFRNTVIKNSTIWRSIIDEKCEIRNLELRKSLVGGHAKIQRGE, encoded by the coding sequence ATGAAAGTCCTCATAATGGCCGGCGGCTACGCAACCAGACTCTGGCCCATAACCAAGGACAACCCGAAGGCCCTGCTTCCCGTCGGGAACAGGGTGATACTCGACTACATCCTGGGGAACGTTATGGAGCTGGAGCTCGAGACCTACATCTCAACCAACCGCTTCTTTGAGGCCCACTTCCGCCCCTACGCCGAGAAGCACGGCGTGGGCCTTATAGTGGAGGACACCCTCCACGAGGAGGAGAAGCTCGGCACGATAGGGGCCATGAAGAAGGCCGTGGAGGAGCTCGGCTCCGACGACTACCTCGTCATTGCCGGCGACAACCTCTTCTCCTTCTCCCTGACGGACTTTCTCAGGGCCTACGACGGCAGGACGCTGATAGCGGTCTACGACGTCGGCGACCTTAACCTGGCCAAGCGCTACGGTGTGGTGGTTCTTGAGGGTGACAGGGTAATATCTTTTGAAGAGAAGCCGGCCCAGCCGCGCTCGACTCTCATAAGCACCGGTGTCTACGTCTTTCCAAAAGCCGTTATGGAGCGCATCGATGAGTACCTCTCCAACGGCAACCGCGATTCCCCTGGCTACTTCCTCCAGTGGCTCCTTGAGAGGGGCGAGCCGATAAAGGCCTACCGCTTCTCCGAGTACTGGTACGACATAGGCTCGGCCGACAGCTATCTCGAGGCCCTCAAGACCCTTCTGCGCGAGAGCCACGTCGAGGAGATTCAGATAAGCCCCTACGCCAAGATAATCCCGCCTGTCGTCATAAAGCGCGGTGCTAAAATACTCGGCCGCTCCATGATAGGCCCCTACGCATACATAGGCGAGAACTGCGTCATTGAGAACTCCGACGTCAGCGACTCCATAATCTTCAGGAACACCGTTATCAAAAACTCCACCATATGGCGCTCCATCATCGACGAGAAGTGCGAGATTAGGAACCTCGAGCTCAGGAAGAGCCTTGTCGGCGGGCACGCGAAGATACAGAGGGGTGAGTGA
- a CDS encoding AAA family ATPase, with protein sequence MNEVFGRKAEYWELVEKIENGRNFFVITGPRRIGKTTFLTAALNDLHEKYKIPHIIIDARTISTANSKNPQGQIVREILSIKKHSRKGKLSKITDSVEGITIKGVKLKLRKDEEYTLPDILRELNDSNELLIIAYDEAQYFRYANEDFTKTLAWVYDRLPNIVTIVTGSQVGVLENFLRFDNYKAPLYGRYHVKIPLVRFTPSQSFEFLERGFEEYGLSPNPKEILSAIKALDGVPGWLTHYGAGRVDGKTHWDAVQEVLIEAEGYIQSEFEELDRASPRYRAIMEIVAGITSRKDSASWTKIKNALELREGRGIDDKNLNLLLKKLVNYGFLEHAGKEYIIPDPVIRRLFQT encoded by the coding sequence ATGAATGAGGTTTTCGGAAGGAAAGCGGAATACTGGGAGCTGGTTGAGAAGATCGAAAACGGAAGGAACTTCTTCGTCATAACCGGCCCACGAAGGATTGGAAAAACCACCTTTCTCACCGCGGCGCTGAACGACCTTCACGAGAAGTACAAAATACCCCATATAATAATTGATGCAAGGACCATATCAACTGCCAATTCAAAGAACCCTCAGGGACAGATCGTGAGGGAGATTCTCAGCATTAAAAAGCATTCCCGAAAAGGGAAGCTCTCGAAAATAACGGATTCCGTTGAGGGTATCACCATTAAGGGGGTCAAACTAAAGCTCAGGAAGGACGAGGAGTACACTTTGCCGGATATCCTGAGGGAGCTCAACGACTCCAACGAGTTGCTCATAATAGCTTATGATGAGGCACAGTATTTCAGGTACGCGAACGAGGACTTCACAAAAACCCTCGCCTGGGTTTACGACAGGCTGCCCAACATAGTCACGATCGTGACAGGCTCGCAGGTGGGTGTTCTTGAGAACTTTCTTAGATTCGATAACTACAAAGCGCCCCTCTACGGCAGGTACCATGTCAAGATACCCCTAGTGAGATTCACTCCGTCCCAGAGTTTCGAGTTTCTTGAGAGGGGCTTTGAGGAGTATGGACTGTCCCCTAATCCAAAGGAGATTCTCTCGGCCATCAAAGCCCTCGATGGAGTACCCGGCTGGCTAACCCACTACGGTGCGGGCAGGGTTGATGGGAAGACCCACTGGGACGCCGTTCAGGAGGTTCTCATTGAGGCGGAGGGATATATCCAGTCGGAGTTTGAGGAACTGGACAGGGCTTCTCCGAGGTACAGAGCTATTATGGAAATCGTAGCGGGCATCACTTCCCGGAAGGATTCTGCTTCCTGGACCAAAATAAAGAACGCCCTTGAACTCCGGGAGGGCAGGGGGATCGATGACAAGAACCTTAACCTGCTCCTCAAAAAGCTCGTTAACTACGGCTTTCTGGAGCATGCGGGAAAGGAATACATCATCCCGGACCCGGTGATCAGGAGGCTCTTCCAGACGTGA